From one Ferrovibrio sp. MS7 genomic stretch:
- the gcvPB gene encoding aminomethyl-transferring glycine dehydrogenase subunit GcvPB, with the protein MLNRQGRPTTPNATSETAQLGTIGGHRGLDHEEPLIFEQGEEGRCGVDLPEPPAVTQRLGGLRRKGAIGLPGLSEPQVIRHFVRLSRKNYAIDMGVFPLGSCTMKHNPRLNEKLARWKGLGDLHPMQPVSTVQGALQLIGELADWLKCLTGMPAVAMSPAAGAHGELCGLMAIRAALIARGDARKRILAPESAHGTNPATAAMCGYEVDPIPATADGRVDLEALKAKLGPDVAAIMLTNPNTCGLFEREIKQVADLIHGVGGFFYCDGANFNAIVGKVRPGDLGIDAMHINLHKTFSTPHGGGGPGSGPVVLSKALADFVPLPYVMLTQAGYKLVEIDMNGMSFGRMKAFHGQMGMFIRALAYMLSHGGDGLKRVAEDAVLAANYVMATCGDVMSPAFEGPCMHEALFDDAFLKDTGVTTLDFAKALIDEGYHPMTVYFPLVVHGALLVEPTESESKDALDHFIGVLRGLAERARAGGNAEYFQGAPRLTPRRRLDETQAARKPVLRWKPAPDSKAAAE; encoded by the coding sequence ATGCTGAACCGCCAGGGACGTCCCACCACCCCGAACGCCACCAGTGAAACCGCGCAGCTTGGCACCATTGGCGGTCATCGCGGCCTCGATCACGAAGAACCGCTGATCTTCGAGCAGGGCGAGGAAGGCCGCTGCGGCGTCGATCTGCCGGAGCCGCCGGCTGTAACCCAGCGCCTTGGCGGCCTGCGCCGCAAGGGCGCGATTGGTTTGCCCGGCCTTTCCGAACCGCAGGTGATCCGCCATTTCGTGCGGCTCAGCCGCAAGAACTACGCCATCGACATGGGCGTGTTCCCGCTCGGCTCCTGCACCATGAAGCACAATCCGCGCCTCAACGAGAAGCTGGCGCGCTGGAAGGGCCTCGGCGACCTGCATCCGATGCAGCCGGTGAGTACCGTGCAGGGTGCGCTGCAATTGATCGGTGAACTGGCCGACTGGCTGAAATGCCTCACCGGCATGCCGGCGGTGGCGATGAGCCCGGCTGCGGGCGCCCATGGCGAACTCTGCGGCCTTATGGCCATTCGCGCGGCGTTGATCGCGCGCGGCGATGCGCGCAAGCGGATTCTTGCACCAGAGTCCGCGCATGGGACAAATCCGGCCACGGCGGCGATGTGCGGCTATGAAGTCGATCCGATCCCGGCTACCGCCGATGGCCGCGTCGACCTGGAAGCGTTGAAGGCCAAGCTGGGGCCGGATGTGGCGGCGATCATGCTGACCAATCCGAATACCTGCGGCCTGTTCGAGCGCGAGATCAAGCAGGTGGCCGACCTGATCCATGGCGTCGGCGGCTTCTTCTACTGCGACGGCGCCAATTTCAACGCCATCGTCGGCAAGGTGCGGCCGGGCGATCTTGGCATCGATGCCATGCATATCAACCTGCACAAGACCTTCTCGACACCGCATGGCGGTGGCGGTCCCGGCTCGGGCCCGGTGGTGCTGTCGAAAGCGCTGGCCGATTTCGTGCCGCTGCCCTACGTGATGCTGACCCAGGCCGGCTACAAGCTGGTGGAAATCGACATGAACGGCATGAGCTTCGGCCGCATGAAGGCGTTCCACGGCCAGATGGGCATGTTCATCCGCGCGCTGGCCTACATGCTCAGCCATGGCGGCGACGGCCTCAAGCGCGTGGCGGAAGATGCCGTGCTGGCGGCCAACTATGTGATGGCAACCTGCGGCGACGTGATGAGCCCGGCCTTCGAAGGCCCCTGCATGCACGAAGCCCTGTTCGACGACGCCTTCCTGAAGGATACCGGCGTCACCACGCTGGATTTCGCCAAGGCGCTGATCGATGAGGGCTATCACCCGATGACCGTCTACTTCCCGCTGGTGGTGCATGGCGCACTGCTGGTGGAGCCGACGGAGAGCGAGAGCAAGGATGCGCTCGATCATTTCATCGGCGTGCTGCGCGGCCTCGCCGAACGCGCCCGCGCGGGCGGCAACGCGGAATACTTCCAGGGTGCACCGCGCCTGACCCCGCGCCGCCGCCTGGACGAAACCCAGGCCGCGCGCAAGCCGGTGCTGCGCTGGAAGCCGGCGCCGGACAGCAAGGCGGCGGCGGAGTAA
- a CDS encoding AAA family ATPase, with protein sequence MRIQPNPSDLDLLFTDPALERVVETHISRLFLCGDRVFKLKRAVHLPYVDFSTLRQRHDAACQELALNRRTAPDLYLGLRAVIRDAAGRLQLAPRDAEPAHAVEWLVEMRRFPDDATLDRQLGMGRLTPALIEATAEAVAGFHAGLAPLDGDALEAARRVAAMNTESFARLDPEVLPEIFLADLRQETEEALAQLAVPLSRRGAEGRIRHGHGDLHLRNICLLGGKPLLFDCLEFDAALARTDTAYDIAFLLMDLLAHNRADLANRALNRYLEQSGDDGALPLLPLYISLRAAIRAHVAGLQPQQWPEARRYLALARRVLRPATPLLLAIGGRSGTGKTTLARALAPRFDAVCGAVVLRSDVLRKRLAGVAAGTRLPPESYTPQASMRVYAALLEHAHQLLAAGVPVILDAVFGKPGERDAAAKLALHCNAVFRGLWLEGGTDLLCQRVAARRGDASDATPDVVRFQAEAIEPPADWLHLDAGQKSGDLAAQAAARLNLD encoded by the coding sequence ATGCGCATCCAGCCGAACCCGTCCGATCTCGACCTGCTGTTCACCGATCCAGCCTTGGAGCGTGTCGTCGAGACCCATATCTCCCGGCTCTTTCTCTGCGGCGACCGCGTGTTCAAGCTGAAACGGGCGGTGCATCTGCCTTATGTCGATTTCTCTACGCTGCGACAGCGCCACGACGCCGCGTGCCAGGAACTGGCGCTGAATCGTCGCACCGCGCCGGATCTCTATCTCGGGCTGCGCGCCGTGATCCGGGATGCGGCAGGCCGGCTGCAGCTCGCGCCGCGTGATGCCGAACCGGCCCATGCGGTCGAATGGCTGGTGGAGATGCGGCGTTTCCCGGATGACGCGACGCTCGACCGCCAGCTTGGCATGGGCCGCCTGACTCCGGCACTGATCGAGGCGACGGCAGAAGCGGTTGCCGGTTTCCATGCTGGCCTGGCGCCGCTGGATGGCGATGCCTTGGAGGCGGCGCGGCGCGTGGCGGCAATGAACACGGAGAGCTTTGCGCGGCTCGATCCGGAAGTGCTGCCGGAGATATTCCTTGCCGACCTGCGCCAGGAAACCGAGGAGGCGCTGGCACAACTGGCCGTGCCGTTATCGCGCCGGGGCGCCGAGGGCCGTATCCGCCACGGCCATGGTGACCTGCATCTGCGCAACATCTGCCTGCTGGGTGGCAAGCCTTTGCTGTTCGATTGCCTGGAATTCGATGCCGCGCTGGCGCGCACCGATACGGCGTACGACATCGCTTTCCTGCTGATGGATCTGCTGGCGCATAACCGCGCCGATCTCGCCAACCGGGCGCTGAACCGCTACCTGGAGCAGAGCGGCGATGATGGCGCGCTGCCACTGCTGCCACTTTATATTTCGCTGCGTGCCGCGATCCGCGCCCATGTCGCCGGGCTGCAGCCGCAGCAATGGCCGGAAGCGCGGCGCTACCTGGCGCTGGCGCGGCGCGTGTTGCGCCCGGCCACACCGCTGCTGCTTGCCATCGGCGGCCGCTCCGGCACCGGCAAGACCACGCTGGCCCGCGCGCTGGCGCCGCGCTTCGACGCGGTCTGCGGCGCCGTGGTGCTACGCTCCGATGTGCTGCGCAAGCGGCTGGCAGGTGTTGCGGCCGGTACGCGCCTGCCGCCGGAAAGCTACACGCCGCAGGCCAGCATGCGGGTTTATGCCGCCTTGCTGGAACATGCCCATCAATTGCTTGCAGCCGGTGTGCCGGTGATCCTGGACGCGGTATTCGGCAAGCCGGGCGAACGCGATGCAGCGGCCAAGCTGGCCTTGCACTGCAATGCCGTGTTCCGCGGCCTGTGGCTGGAAGGCGGCACCGATCTGCTCTGCCAGCGCGTGGCGGCACGACGCGGCGATGCCTCGGATGCGACCCCGGACGTGGTGCGTTTCCAGGCCGAAGCGATCGAGCCGCCCGCCGACTGGCTGCATCTCGATGCCGGACAAAAAAGCGGCGACCTAGCTGCCCAGGCCGCCGCGCGGCTTAATCTCGACTAG
- a CDS encoding DUF1328 family protein produces MLYWAVVFFVLAMVAALFGFGGIAAAASSIAQILFFIFLVIFFITLVMSLLSGRRPPLS; encoded by the coding sequence ATGCTGTATTGGGCCGTTGTATTCTTCGTTCTGGCCATGGTGGCCGCCCTGTTCGGCTTCGGCGGCATCGCCGCCGCTGCTTCCAGCATCGCCCAGATCCTGTTCTTCATCTTCCTGGTAATCTTTTTCATTACCTTGGTGATGAGCCTGCTGAGCGGCCGCCGACCGCCTCTCTCGTAA
- the ubiG gene encoding bifunctional 2-polyprenyl-6-hydroxyphenol methylase/3-demethylubiquinol 3-O-methyltransferase UbiG encodes MSVQAASVDPAEIERFSALSAEWWNPVGSFRPLHKFNPVRLGFVRDAVAGHFGRDPLSDSPLAGLRLLDIGCGGGLVSEPMARLGASVIGVDASEKNIGVARHHAAESGLEIDYRCTAAEELVAAGERFDVIMALEVVEHVADPAGFCRALGQMLKPPSAGYPGGILVAATLNRTPKAYALAIVGAEYILRWLPAGTHDWKKFLKPHELAKLLRDASLSVTQVAGASYAPLSERWTISRDTDVNYLMVAVKR; translated from the coding sequence ATGAGTGTCCAGGCCGCCAGTGTCGATCCAGCCGAAATAGAGCGGTTTTCCGCGCTTTCTGCCGAGTGGTGGAATCCAGTGGGAAGTTTCCGCCCGCTGCACAAGTTCAATCCGGTGCGGCTTGGCTTCGTGCGCGATGCGGTGGCCGGGCATTTCGGCCGCGATCCCCTCAGCGACTCACCGCTTGCCGGCCTGCGGCTGCTGGATATCGGCTGCGGCGGCGGCCTGGTCTCGGAACCCATGGCCCGGCTGGGTGCCAGCGTGATCGGCGTTGATGCCTCGGAAAAGAATATCGGCGTTGCCCGGCATCATGCCGCCGAATCCGGCCTGGAAATCGATTACCGCTGCACGGCAGCCGAGGAACTGGTGGCGGCGGGCGAGCGCTTCGATGTCATCATGGCCTTGGAAGTCGTGGAACATGTCGCCGATCCGGCGGGTTTCTGCCGTGCACTCGGCCAGATGCTGAAGCCCCCATCTGCCGGGTATCCGGGCGGGATATTGGTCGCGGCGACGCTGAACCGCACCCCCAAGGCCTATGCGCTCGCCATCGTCGGCGCCGAATATATCCTGCGCTGGCTGCCTGCCGGCACCCATGATTGGAAAAAATTCCTAAAACCTCATGAGCTGGCCAAGCTGCTGCGCGATGCCTCGCTCAGCGTCACCCAGGTCGCCGGCGCCAGCTATGCGCCTCTGTCGGAACGCTGGACAATAAGCCGCGATACCGATGTGAACTACCTCATGGTGGCGGTGAAACGCTAA
- a CDS encoding aspartate kinase, with amino-acid sequence MARLVMKFGGTSVGSVERIKNVAQKVKREVEAGHQVAVVVSAMSGETNKLVDLCKAIDPVHDQREYDVVVASGEQVTTGLLSIALQAVGVKARSWQGWQIPIRTNAMHGRARIESIEGERLLADMAGGTVAVVAGFQGMGPEDRIATLGRGGSDTSAVALAAALQADRCDIYTDVDGVYTADPRIVKKARKLDKITYEEMLELASLGAKVLQTRSVEMAMNHRVRTQVLSSFADQPGTLVVDEEEIVEKQIVSGVTYSADEAKITLIGVADRPGIAASIFGPLSDAGINVDMIVQNISEDGKKTDMTFTLGRADLDRAVAQLEKMKGQLDWAKLVPDKNVVKVSVVGVGMRSHAGVAHTMFKALADKGINIQAITTSEIKVSVLLAADYTELAVRSLHTAFGLDAE; translated from the coding sequence ATGGCGCGCTTGGTGATGAAATTCGGCGGCACTTCGGTCGGCTCGGTGGAGCGGATCAAGAATGTCGCGCAAAAGGTGAAGCGCGAAGTCGAGGCCGGCCACCAGGTCGCGGTGGTGGTCTCCGCCATGTCGGGCGAAACCAACAAGCTGGTCGATCTGTGCAAAGCCATCGACCCGGTGCATGACCAGCGCGAATACGACGTGGTGGTGGCTTCCGGCGAGCAGGTGACGACCGGCCTCTTGAGCATCGCGCTGCAGGCGGTGGGCGTGAAGGCGCGCTCCTGGCAGGGCTGGCAGATTCCGATCCGCACCAATGCCATGCATGGCCGGGCGCGCATCGAGAGCATCGAGGGCGAGCGCCTGCTGGCCGATATGGCCGGCGGCACCGTGGCCGTGGTGGCCGGTTTCCAGGGCATGGGCCCGGAAGACCGCATCGCCACCCTGGGCCGGGGCGGCTCGGATACCTCGGCGGTGGCGCTGGCCGCCGCTTTGCAGGCCGACCGCTGCGATATCTATACCGACGTGGACGGGGTCTATACCGCCGATCCGCGCATCGTGAAAAAAGCGCGCAAACTCGATAAGATCACCTACGAGGAGATGCTGGAGCTGGCGTCGCTGGGCGCCAAGGTGCTGCAGACCCGCTCGGTCGAGATGGCGATGAACCATCGGGTACGCACGCAGGTTCTGTCGAGCTTTGCCGATCAGCCCGGCACGCTCGTTGTGGATGAGGAAGAGATCGTGGAAAAGCAGATCGTATCGGGCGTCACCTATTCTGCCGACGAGGCCAAGATCACGCTGATCGGCGTGGCCGACCGGCCGGGCATCGCGGCTTCCATTTTCGGCCCGCTGTCGGATGCCGGCATCAATGTCGACATGATCGTGCAGAACATCTCGGAAGACGGCAAGAAAACCGACATGACCTTCACGCTCGGCCGTGCCGATCTCGACCGCGCCGTGGCGCAGCTTGAGAAGATGAAGGGCCAGCTCGACTGGGCCAAGCTGGTGCCGGACAAGAACGTGGTGAAGGTGAGCGTGGTGGGCGTGGGCATGCGCAGCCATGCCGGCGTGGCGCATACGATGTTCAAGGCCCTGGCCGACAAGGGCATCAACATCCAGGCGATCACCACATCTGAAATCAAGGTCAGCGTGCTGCTCGCCGCCGACTATACGGAACTGGCGGTGCGCTCGCTGCACACCGCTTTCGGTCTCGACGCCGAGTAA
- the ptsP gene encoding phosphoenolpyruvate--protein phosphotransferase yields MIARAPSPGPRGLLRRLREIMAEAGSVDERLARVVRSIAANMVAEVCSVYLLRNDELELYATEGLNPEAIHKTRLKVGEGLVGDIAAHARPLALADAQNHPQFAYKPETGEEIYHSLLGVPLQRDARVIGVLVVQNKTRTQYSEEEVEVLETISMVLAEMVASGQLIGAEDVAAVARAPSLPFRADGRVLSEGLAIGQAVLHEPRIQITKTIADDIPLEKSRLDAAVASMRDQVNQMLDAPDDDIVGESRDVLETYKMFAHDTGWLAKLHGAVESGLTAEAAVLRVQGDTRHRMQAITDPYLRERLADLDDLANRLLLHLSGKTARTVAENLPDNAILFAKAMGPAELLDYDRRRLQALVLEEGSAASHVAIVARALGIPVIGGIGGAIARVEPGDQVVVDGDHAQIFVRPGPDVVRAFEQSLHLRQARLAKYAAQRDEPPITRDGKRIALLVNAGLLIDLAHLDETNADGIGLYRTELQFLVRPTMPKADAQQQIYRRVIEHAGERPVVFRTLDVGGDKVLPYLAKHPEENPAMGWRAIRISLDRPALLKVQLRAMLQAAEGHVLHVMFPMIAEVDEFRRARKMLDREVARLKALKRPMPRDVKVGTMLEVPALAWQLPALLPLVDFVSVGSNDLMQFLFATDRGNPRMVDRYDPLSPSMVSFLRWVVQQCKTYEKPLTMCGEMGSRPLEAMALLGLGFERLSMPANAIGPVKEMLRSLDVLSLAEFLEGLYYLPDHSLRARLEEFARENGVIV; encoded by the coding sequence ATGATCGCGCGCGCTCCATCGCCCGGCCCGCGCGGCCTGCTGCGCCGCCTCCGCGAGATCATGGCGGAGGCCGGCAGCGTCGACGAACGCCTTGCCCGCGTGGTGCGCTCCATCGCCGCCAACATGGTGGCGGAAGTCTGCTCGGTCTACCTGCTGCGCAACGACGAGCTGGAACTCTACGCCACCGAAGGTCTGAACCCGGAAGCGATCCACAAGACGCGGCTGAAGGTCGGCGAAGGCCTGGTCGGCGACATTGCCGCCCATGCCCGCCCGCTGGCGCTGGCGGACGCGCAGAACCACCCACAATTCGCCTACAAGCCGGAAACCGGCGAAGAGATCTACCATTCGCTGCTCGGCGTGCCGCTGCAGCGTGATGCCCGCGTGATCGGCGTGCTGGTGGTGCAGAACAAGACCCGCACCCAGTATTCTGAAGAGGAAGTCGAAGTCCTCGAAACCATCTCCATGGTGCTGGCCGAGATGGTGGCCTCGGGCCAGCTTATCGGCGCCGAGGATGTGGCCGCCGTGGCGCGGGCGCCGTCGCTGCCCTTCCGCGCCGATGGTCGCGTGCTTTCGGAAGGTCTCGCCATCGGCCAGGCGGTGCTGCACGAGCCGCGCATCCAGATCACCAAGACCATCGCCGACGACATTCCGCTGGAAAAGAGCCGACTGGATGCCGCCGTTGCCTCGATGCGAGATCAGGTGAACCAGATGCTCGACGCGCCCGACGACGATATCGTCGGAGAGAGCCGCGACGTGCTGGAAACCTACAAGATGTTCGCGCATGACACCGGCTGGCTCGCCAAGCTGCATGGCGCGGTGGAATCCGGGCTTACCGCCGAGGCGGCGGTGCTGCGCGTGCAGGGCGACACGCGCCACCGCATGCAGGCGATCACCGATCCCTACCTGCGCGAACGCCTGGCCGATCTCGACGATCTCGCCAACCGCCTGCTGCTACATCTTTCCGGCAAGACCGCCCGCACGGTGGCGGAAAACCTGCCCGATAACGCCATCCTGTTCGCCAAGGCGATGGGCCCGGCCGAACTGCTGGATTATGACCGCCGCCGACTACAGGCGCTGGTGCTGGAGGAGGGCTCGGCGGCGAGCCATGTCGCCATCGTGGCGCGCGCCCTCGGCATCCCGGTGATCGGCGGCATCGGCGGCGCCATCGCCCGCGTCGAGCCCGGCGATCAGGTGGTGGTGGATGGCGACCACGCGCAGATTTTCGTGCGTCCTGGCCCCGATGTGGTGCGCGCCTTCGAGCAGAGCCTGCATCTGCGCCAGGCGCGATTGGCGAAATACGCCGCGCAGCGCGACGAGCCGCCGATCACCCGCGACGGCAAGCGCATCGCGCTGCTGGTCAATGCCGGCCTGCTGATCGATCTGGCGCATCTGGACGAGACCAATGCCGATGGCATCGGCCTCTACCGTACCGAATTGCAGTTCCTGGTGCGCCCGACCATGCCGAAGGCCGATGCGCAGCAGCAGATTTACCGCCGCGTGATCGAGCATGCCGGCGAACGCCCGGTGGTGTTCCGCACGCTCGATGTCGGCGGCGACAAGGTGCTACCCTATCTCGCCAAGCACCCGGAAGAAAACCCGGCCATGGGTTGGCGTGCCATCCGCATTTCGCTGGACCGTCCGGCTTTGCTGAAAGTGCAGCTCCGCGCCATGCTGCAGGCAGCGGAAGGCCATGTGCTGCATGTGATGTTCCCGATGATCGCCGAGGTGGACGAGTTCCGCCGCGCGCGCAAGATGCTGGACCGCGAGGTGGCGCGGCTGAAGGCGCTGAAGCGGCCGATGCCGCGCGATGTGAAGGTCGGCACCATGCTGGAAGTGCCGGCTTTGGCCTGGCAGTTGCCGGCCCTGCTGCCGCTGGTCGATTTCGTCTCGGTCGGTTCCAACGATCTGATGCAGTTCCTGTTCGCCACCGACCGCGGCAATCCGCGCATGGTGGATCGCTACGATCCGTTGAGCCCGAGCATGGTCAGCTTCCTGCGCTGGGTGGTGCAGCAATGCAAAACGTATGAGAAGCCGCTCACCATGTGCGGCGAGATGGGCAGCCGGCCTTTGGAAGCAATGGCGCTGCTCGGTCTTGGCTTCGAACGCCTCTCCATGCCAGCCAATGCGATTGGCCCGGTGAAGGAAATGCTCCGTAGCCTGGATGTTCTCTCGCTTGCGGAATTTTTGGAGGGCCTCTACTATCTCCCCGACCACAGCCTGCGTGCACGATTAGAAGAATTTGCGCGCGAAAACGGTGTGATAGTTTAA
- a CDS encoding helix-turn-helix domain-containing protein, whose protein sequence is MSAEAGDKPAASIAGPYEGVGHSLKIVRERQGLSLVDVAARTRIRRQHLDAIEGGRFTELPGPIYITGFLRTYAETLGLEPEQVVQNFQSESDIARQRKELVFPMPRPEQRTPRLLLVLLALAVAAGAYAVWYRYQETFRSGAELVKAVPGRLADLVPPPTPIMAAPRPAMPPVAPIDAPPTTSSSPTAPAATAQPAAVASVAPLPVPPPKSPAPATSQPMPSSQPAAAATVPPAPPVPPVAAPAPVVAATSPTPATAPATPPATGASTIRFGSDPGRVVIRAEAQSWVQVRGPNNEPLFTRLMAPGETYAVPGREGLTLATGNAGGILLTLDGKALPRLGDTGEVKRGVTLDADGLKTALKVE, encoded by the coding sequence ATGAGCGCAGAAGCCGGAGACAAGCCGGCCGCTTCTATCGCTGGGCCCTACGAGGGCGTCGGCCACAGCCTGAAGATCGTGCGCGAGCGACAGGGATTGTCACTCGTCGATGTAGCCGCGCGCACCCGCATCCGTCGCCAGCATCTTGATGCCATCGAAGGTGGCCGCTTCACCGAACTGCCCGGCCCGATCTATATCACCGGCTTCCTGCGCACCTATGCCGAAACGCTCGGCCTCGAGCCTGAGCAGGTGGTGCAGAATTTCCAGTCCGAAAGCGATATCGCGCGCCAGCGCAAGGAACTGGTTTTTCCAATGCCGCGCCCGGAACAGCGCACCCCGCGCCTGCTGCTGGTGCTGCTGGCCCTGGCTGTCGCCGCCGGCGCCTATGCGGTGTGGTATCGCTATCAGGAAACCTTCCGCAGCGGCGCCGAATTGGTGAAGGCGGTGCCCGGCCGCCTGGCCGATCTGGTGCCGCCGCCGACACCGATCATGGCGGCGCCGCGTCCGGCCATGCCGCCGGTGGCCCCGATCGACGCGCCCCCGACGACATCATCCAGCCCAACGGCGCCTGCCGCCACCGCGCAGCCTGCTGCCGTGGCTTCCGTCGCGCCGCTGCCTGTGCCGCCCCCCAAATCGCCGGCACCGGCAACCTCTCAACCCATGCCCTCGTCGCAGCCAGCAGCCGCCGCAACCGTGCCGCCTGCGCCACCGGTTCCGCCTGTTGCGGCCCCCGCCCCTGTGGTGGCCGCCACGAGCCCAACTCCGGCAACAGCCCCGGCCACGCCGCCTGCTACAGGCGCCAGCACCATACGGTTCGGCAGCGATCCTGGCCGCGTGGTGATCCGGGCCGAAGCGCAAAGCTGGGTGCAGGTGCGCGGGCCGAATAACGAGCCGCTGTTTACCCGGCTGATGGCGCCGGGCGAAACCTATGCCGTGCCGGGCCGCGAGGGCCTGACGCTGGCCACCGGGAATGCAGGCGGCATCCTGTTGACGCTGGATGGCAAAGCCCTGCCGCGCTTAGGGGATACCGGCGAGGTGAAACGCGGCGTAACCCTGGATGCGGACGGCCTGAAAACCGCCCTGAAAGTCGAGTAG
- the ispG gene encoding flavodoxin-dependent (E)-4-hydroxy-3-methylbut-2-enyl-diphosphate synthase → MSIRPYRDIQRRKSRQIFVGKVPVGGDAPITVQTMTNTLTSDVKATVEQIRRCEEAGADIVRVSCPDEASTAALKEIVRQARVPIVADIHFHYKRAIEAAEAGAACLRINPGNIGSAERVREVVKAAKDHGCSMRIGVNAGSLEKHLLEKYGEPCPEAMVESAMDHARILEDHDFREFKISVKASDVFLAVAAYQGLAEACDYPLHIGITEAGGQRIGTVKSSIGLGMLLWSGIGDTLRVSLSAAPEEEVKVGFDMLKSMNLRHRGVNVISCPSCARQQFDVIKTVEVLEQRLAHITTPMTLSVIGCVVNGPGEARETDIGFTGGGKGSHQVYLAGQPAHRLQNEDIVQHLVRLVEAKAREIEAAKADKDTAADAAD, encoded by the coding sequence ATGAGCATCCGCCCCTATCGCGATATCCAGCGGCGCAAGTCGCGGCAGATTTTCGTCGGCAAGGTGCCGGTGGGCGGCGACGCGCCGATCACCGTGCAGACCATGACGAACACGCTGACCAGCGACGTCAAGGCGACGGTGGAACAGATCCGACGCTGCGAGGAAGCCGGCGCCGATATCGTGCGCGTCTCCTGCCCCGACGAAGCCTCGACGGCGGCGCTGAAGGAGATCGTGCGCCAGGCCCGGGTGCCGATCGTCGCCGACATCCATTTCCACTACAAGCGCGCTATCGAGGCGGCCGAAGCCGGCGCCGCCTGCCTGCGCATCAATCCGGGCAATATCGGCTCGGCCGAGCGCGTGCGCGAAGTGGTGAAGGCTGCCAAGGACCACGGCTGCTCCATGCGCATCGGCGTCAATGCCGGCTCGCTGGAAAAGCACCTGCTGGAAAAGTATGGCGAGCCCTGCCCGGAAGCCATGGTGGAAAGCGCCATGGACCATGCGCGCATCCTGGAAGACCATGACTTCCGCGAATTCAAGATCAGCGTGAAGGCAAGCGACGTGTTCCTCGCTGTCGCCGCCTATCAGGGCCTGGCGGAAGCCTGCGACTATCCGCTGCATATTGGCATCACCGAGGCCGGCGGCCAGCGTATCGGCACGGTGAAATCCTCCATCGGGCTGGGCATGCTGCTGTGGTCCGGCATCGGCGACACGCTGCGCGTTTCGCTCTCGGCGGCGCCGGAGGAAGAGGTCAAGGTCGGCTTCGACATGCTGAAGTCGATGAACCTGCGTCATCGCGGCGTCAACGTCATCTCCTGCCCGTCCTGCGCGCGGCAGCAATTCGACGTCATCAAGACCGTGGAAGTGCTGGAACAGCGCCTGGCGCATATCACCACGCCGATGACCTTGAGCGTGATCGGCTGCGTGGTGAACGGCCCTGGCGAGGCGCGTGAAACCGATATCGGCTTCACCGGCGGCGGCAAGGGCTCGCATCAGGTCTATCTCGCCGGCCAGCCGGCGCACCGGCTGCAGAACGAAGATATCGTGCAGCATCTTGTGCGCCTGGTCGAGGCCAAGGCGCGCGAAATAGAGGCCGCGAAGGCCGACAAGGACACGGCCGCCGACGCGGCTGATTAG